In the genome of Pseudomonas sp. B33.4, the window AGAGGCTCAGCCTCAGCGATCCACGAGTGCGTGCGTGGCTATTCCAGATCATCACCGTTGTGGCGGTGGTCTCGCTGGGCTGGTACTTGTTCGACAACACGCAAACCAACCTTCAGCACCGGGGCATTACCTCCGGTTTCGGCTTTCTGGAGCGCAGTGCCGGGTTCGGCATCGCTCAACATCTGATCGACTACACCGAAGCGGACAGCTATGCCCGCGTCTTTGTCATCGGTCTGCTCAACACCCTGTTGGTGACCGTGATCGGCGTGGTTCTGGCGACGATTCTCGGTTTTATCATCGGTGTGGCGCGGCTGTCGCAGAACTGGATCATCAGCAAACTGGCGACGGTGTATGTGGAAGTGTTCCGCAACATTCCGCCGCTGCTGCAAATCCTGTTCTGGTACTTCGCGGTATTCCTGACCATGCCGGGACCGCGCAACAGCCATAACTTCGGCGACACCTTCTTCGTCAGCAGCCGTGGCCTGAACATGCCGGCCGCACTGGCGGCTGATGGTTTCTGGGCGTTCGTGATCAGCGTCGTGGTGGCCATTGTCGGTATCGTGCTGATGACTCGCTGGGCCAACAAGCGCTTTGAAGAAACCGGCGTGCCGTTCCACAAGTTCTGGGTGGGCCTGGCGATTCTGCTGGTGATCCCGACCTTGTGCGCACTGATCTTTGGCGCTCCGCTGCACTGGGAAATGCCCGAGCTTAAAGGTTTCAACTTCGTCGGCGGTTGGGTATTGATCCCGGAACTGCTTGCGTTGACCCTGGCCCTGACCGTGTACACCGCGGCGTTTATCGCCGAGATCGTGCGTTCCGGGATCAAGTCGGTCAGCCATGGTCAGACCGAAGCGGCGCGTTCGCTCGGCCTGCGTAACGGCCCGACCCTGCGCAAGGTGATCATTCCGCAAGCCCTGCGCGTGATCATTCCGCCGCTGACCAGCCAATACCTCAACCTGGCGAAAAACTCTTCGCTGGCGGCCGGTATCGGTTACCCGGAAATGGTGTCGCTGTTCGCCGGCACGGTGCTCAACCAGACCGGTCAGGCGATCGAAGTGATTGCCATCACCATGAGCGTGTACCTGGCGATCAGTATCAGCATTTCCCTGCTGATGAACTGGTACAACAAGCGCATTGCGCTGATCGAGCGGTAAGGAAAAGCGCATGAGTACTCATACTTTCAAACCCGACATGCCCCCACCGAACAGCAGCATCGGCGTGGTGGCGTGGATGCGCGCGAACATGTTCTCCAGCTGGCTCAACACCCTGCTGACGCTGTTTGCGTTCTACCTGATCTACCTCGTGGTGCCACCGATCCTCAGTTGGGCCATCATTGATGCGAACTGGGTCGGCACCACCCGCGCTGACTGCACCAAGGACGGCGCCTGCTGGGTGTTCATTCAACAGCGTTTCGGCCAGTTCATGTACGGCTACTACCCGACGGAGTTGCGCTGGCGCGTGGACCTGACTGTGTGGCTGGCGGTGATCGGCGCGGCGCCTTTGTTCATCTCCCGTGTACCGCATAAAGCGATCTACGGGCTGAGCTTTCTGGTCCTGTACCCGATCATTGCCTTCATCCTGCTGCACGGCGGCTTCGGTCTGACTAATGTGGCGACCAGTCAATGGGGCGGCCTGATGCTGACCCTGGTGATCGCCACTGTTGGTATCGCCGGCGCCTTGCCGTTGGGGATCGTGCTGGCACTGGGTCGACGCTCTAACATGCCGGCGATTCGGGTGGTCTGCGTGACCTTCATCGAATTCTGGCGCGGCGTGCCGTTGATCACCGTGCTGTTCATGTCCTCGGTGATGCTGCCGCTGTTCCTGCCCGAAGGCATGAACTTCGACAAGCTGCTGCGGGCGTTGATCGGCGTGATCCTGTTCCAGTCGGCCTATGTGGCTGAAGTGGTGCGCGGCGGTCTGCAAGCGATCCCCAAAGGTCAGTACGAAGCGGCTGCGGCGATGGGCCTCGGTTACTGGCGTTCGATGGGCCTGGTGATCCTGCCGCAAGCCCTGAAGCTGGTAATCCCCGGCATCGTCAACACCTTCATTGCGCTGTTCAAGGACACCAGTCTGGTGATCATCATCGGCCTCTTTGACCTGCTCAACAGCGTCAAGCAAGCCGCTGCCGACCCGAAATGGCTGGGCATGGCCACCGAAGGCTACGTGTTCGCCGCCCTGGTGTTCTGGATTTTCTGTTTTGGTATGTCGCGCTATTCCATGCATCTGGAACGCAAGCTCGACACTGGCCACAAGCGTTAGGAGTTCTGTAAATGAGTGAAGCAATCAAAAAGCCTGTGGGTCCTGAAGGCATTATTCAGATGCAGGGCGTCAACAAGTGGTACGGCCAGTTCCACGTGCTGAAAGACATCAACCTCAACGTCAAACAGGGCGAGCGTATCGTTCTGTGCGGGCCGTCGGGTTCCGGTAAATCGACGACGATTCGTTGTCTCAATCGTCTGGAAGAACACCAGCAGGGCCGGATCGTCGTCGACGGTGTGGAACTGACCAACGACCTCAAGCAGATCGAAGCGATCCGCCGCGAAGTCGGCATGGTGTTCCAGCACTTCAACCTGTTCCCGCACCTGACCATTTTGCAGAACTGCACCCTGGCACCGATGTGGGTACGCAAGATGCCCAAGCGCAAGGCCGAAGAAATCGCCATGCATTACCTGGAGCGCGTACGCATTCCGGAGCAGGCGCATAAATTCCCGGGGCAACTGTCCGGCGGTCAGCAACAGCGTGTGGCAATCGCCCGCGCCCTGTGCATGAAGCCGAAAATCATGTTGTTCGATGAGCCGACTTCAGCGCTCGATCCGGAGATGGTGAAGGAAGTACTCGACACCATGATCGGTCTGGCTGAAGACGGCATGACCATGCTTTGCGTGACTCACGAGATGGGCTTTGCCCGTACCGTGGCGAACCGCGTGATCTTCATGGACAAGGGTGAGATCGTTGAACAGGCGGCGCCGAATGACTTCTTCGATAATCCGCAGAATGAGCGGACGAAGTTGTTCTTGAGTCAGATTTTGCATTGATCGACTCCAGGCGCTGAAATAAACCCGGATTGAGTTCCGGGTTTATTTTGTCCGGTGTCAGGAGGTCAATACAGGTTCCTGTTCTGGGTAACGCGCAGCCATTAGCTGCTTGAGATCGTTACCTTGATTGACTGTCTGTACGTCGGCCAGCAAATGCGGATGGCGATCCAGTAGTTGCATCAAGGTGAGCAGCGGTTGAGGAGGAGAAAGCTCGCCCCGCTCGTAGCGTGAAAATGCATTGTGTCCTCCACCCGATAACAACTTCACCGCGTTCCTTTGTGTGAGATGAAGCTTAAGTCGGATGCGTTTCATCTCGGCGCCAATAAGTCGAAGGGAGTCTTCGAGCAAACGATCCCCGGCGTCCACGTAGCGTTCAGCGCTGTCGGTGTCCTTGTCAAAAATGATTTCACCGCACACCCTGCACTCCCAACCGGCAAGATTGTGCACGAGCCGCGAAAACTGTTTGTAATTGACGGTGAGACTGCGACTTCGAAAATGACTCATTCCGTCTTCTGTGCCGCAACTGATGCACGGTCTTTTGCTCATGTGTTTTTCTCCTTGAAGGAGATTACCGGGGGCCCACCGCTAGAGCAGTAAGTCACTTTGATGTAAATCTCCAAACCACGAAACGAGGTGTGATAAACGTCATGCCAGTTGCGATGGTTGGAGTAGGACGTCATGGATTTGTAAAGCATGCGCCGCTCAAGCGAGCAGACGATATGCATCATTGATTCATATGACATGCCCATTTCCCTGCCAGTCTCCAACGCGCGTCGGGTGAAGGCTTCTTTGCCGCGTCGCACGACATCCGCCTTGATCACCGCCAAGTCGTAATGGGGTGTGTTCTTCTCCATAAGAAACCAAAACCCTGTCCCTGAAATTACCCTTAAAGGGTAATTTTGACCAATCGAAAATGCCGCTCCATGTGTCTCCGATTGACCCTAGGTGGTTGCCGTCCTACACGGGTCTGACTAACATGTCAGAAAATTCATCCTATGATTGGATGAAAGGGCGAATCCTATGTCAGACATTTCTCCACTCATCAAACGATCCCTGGTCGATCAGGCCTTGGATCAGCTTCGTCAGCGCATCAACAGCGGTGCCTGGCAGGTTGGCGAGCGATTGCCGACCGAACCCGAGCTGTGCGCCGAACTGGGCATCAGCCGCAACACCGTGCGCGAAGCCATGCGCGTGCTGGCGTTTTCCGGGTTGATCGAGATTCGCCAGGGCGACGGCAGTTACCTGCGCGCAGTGGTCGATCCGATGGATACCCTGAAAGCGCTATCGCAATGCTCGCTGGAACAGGCGCGGGAAACCCGGCACATCCTCGAAGTCGAGGCGATTGGTCTGGCAGCATTGCGCCGCACCGACGAAGACCTCATCGCATTGCGTGAGGCACTCGGCACCAGCGGCAGCCACTATCACGGCGACCTCGACACCTACATCGCCTGCGATCTGGTGTTCCACCGCCGTTTGGTCGACGCCGCGCACAACCCGACCCTCAGCGAGCTGTATCGCTACTTTTCCAGCATCGTCGGCGCGCAATTGCGCCAGACCCTGAACATCGTCCCGCGCCGTCAGGAAGTGTTTGACCTGCACATCGAGTTGCTCGATGCGGTCGAACAACGCGACCCGGAACGGGCCAAAGCTATATCGAGGCAGTTGATCAATGAACCTTGAAACCGAGAAATCCATGTCCCGCAACGAGATATCCACACCCCCCAAGCGCACGGCAGAGCTTGAAGAACTGCTGATCGACGCCGAGGCCGATGATGAGCAAGTGCAACAGAGCCATCCGCTGGTGCGCCGGCCGTGGTTGTTGTTGCTGGGCTTGATTCTGGTGGCGCTGAACCTGCGTCCGGCGCTGTCGAGCATGGCGCCGCTGCTCAGCGACGTCTCCAAAAGCCTTGGTTTATCGGCGGCTCAGGCTGGCCTGCTGACCACACTGCCGGTGCTGTGCCTCGGCTTGTTCGCCCCGCTGGCGCCGATTCTGGCGCGGCGCTTCGGTGCTGAACGAGTGGTATTGGGGATTCTGCTGACACTGGCCGGCGGGATTATTTTGCGCAGCAACTTCGGCGAGATCGGCCTGTTCGCCGGCAGCGTATTGGGCGGCGCCAGCATCGGCATCATCGGTGTT includes:
- a CDS encoding amino acid ABC transporter permease, giving the protein MQNSIGAPKQRLSLSDPRVRAWLFQIITVVAVVSLGWYLFDNTQTNLQHRGITSGFGFLERSAGFGIAQHLIDYTEADSYARVFVIGLLNTLLVTVIGVVLATILGFIIGVARLSQNWIISKLATVYVEVFRNIPPLLQILFWYFAVFLTMPGPRNSHNFGDTFFVSSRGLNMPAALAADGFWAFVISVVVAIVGIVLMTRWANKRFEETGVPFHKFWVGLAILLVIPTLCALIFGAPLHWEMPELKGFNFVGGWVLIPELLALTLALTVYTAAFIAEIVRSGIKSVSHGQTEAARSLGLRNGPTLRKVIIPQALRVIIPPLTSQYLNLAKNSSLAAGIGYPEMVSLFAGTVLNQTGQAIEVIAITMSVYLAISISISLLMNWYNKRIALIER
- a CDS encoding amino acid ABC transporter permease, with the translated sequence MSTHTFKPDMPPPNSSIGVVAWMRANMFSSWLNTLLTLFAFYLIYLVVPPILSWAIIDANWVGTTRADCTKDGACWVFIQQRFGQFMYGYYPTELRWRVDLTVWLAVIGAAPLFISRVPHKAIYGLSFLVLYPIIAFILLHGGFGLTNVATSQWGGLMLTLVIATVGIAGALPLGIVLALGRRSNMPAIRVVCVTFIEFWRGVPLITVLFMSSVMLPLFLPEGMNFDKLLRALIGVILFQSAYVAEVVRGGLQAIPKGQYEAAAAMGLGYWRSMGLVILPQALKLVIPGIVNTFIALFKDTSLVIIIGLFDLLNSVKQAAADPKWLGMATEGYVFAALVFWIFCFGMSRYSMHLERKLDTGHKR
- a CDS encoding amino acid ABC transporter ATP-binding protein, with product MSEAIKKPVGPEGIIQMQGVNKWYGQFHVLKDINLNVKQGERIVLCGPSGSGKSTTIRCLNRLEEHQQGRIVVDGVELTNDLKQIEAIRREVGMVFQHFNLFPHLTILQNCTLAPMWVRKMPKRKAEEIAMHYLERVRIPEQAHKFPGQLSGGQQQRVAIARALCMKPKIMLFDEPTSALDPEMVKEVLDTMIGLAEDGMTMLCVTHEMGFARTVANRVIFMDKGEIVEQAAPNDFFDNPQNERTKLFLSQILH
- a CDS encoding type II toxin-antitoxin system MqsA family antitoxin, whose translation is MSKRPCISCGTEDGMSHFRSRSLTVNYKQFSRLVHNLAGWECRVCGEIIFDKDTDSAERYVDAGDRLLEDSLRLIGAEMKRIRLKLHLTQRNAVKLLSGGGHNAFSRYERGELSPPQPLLTLMQLLDRHPHLLADVQTVNQGNDLKQLMAARYPEQEPVLTS
- a CDS encoding type II toxin-antitoxin system MqsR family toxin yields the protein MEKNTPHYDLAVIKADVVRRGKEAFTRRALETGREMGMSYESMMHIVCSLERRMLYKSMTSYSNHRNWHDVYHTSFRGLEIYIKVTYCSSGGPPVISFKEKNT
- a CDS encoding FadR/GntR family transcriptional regulator; amino-acid sequence: MSDISPLIKRSLVDQALDQLRQRINSGAWQVGERLPTEPELCAELGISRNTVREAMRVLAFSGLIEIRQGDGSYLRAVVDPMDTLKALSQCSLEQARETRHILEVEAIGLAALRRTDEDLIALREALGTSGSHYHGDLDTYIACDLVFHRRLVDAAHNPTLSELYRYFSSIVGAQLRQTLNIVPRRQEVFDLHIELLDAVEQRDPERAKAISRQLINEP